From the genome of Aquila chrysaetos chrysaetos chromosome 12, bAquChr1.4, whole genome shotgun sequence, one region includes:
- the ACADM gene encoding medium-chain specific acyl-CoA dehydrogenase, mitochondrial isoform X1 translates to MSALRVTRQMLQTIAGHGWRSCSSKPAQNLHIGKPGAGFSFELTDEQKEFQATARKFAVEEIIPVAAQYDKTGEYPLPLIKRAWELGLMNSHIPESCGGLGLGSFEACLITEELAYGCTGVQTAIEANSLGQMPVIIAGNEHQQKKYLGRMTEEPMMCAYCVTEPGAGSDVAGIKTKAEKKGDEYVINGQKMWITNGGKANWYFLLARTNPDPKAPASKAFTGFIVEADSPGIQIGRKEMNMGQRCSDTRGIVFEDVRVPKENVLIAEGAGFKIAMGAFDKTRPPVAAGAVGLAKRALDEATRYALERKTFGKPIVEHQAVSFLLAEMAMKVELARMAYQRAAWEVDAGRRNTYYASIAKAFAGDIANQVATDAVQIFGGNGFNTEYPVEKLMRDAKIFQIYEGTAQIQRMIIAREHVDKFKA, encoded by the exons ATGTCCGCGTTGAGGGTCACTCGG caaATGCTTCAAACCATTGCAGGGCATGGATGGAGGTCATGTTCTAGTAAACCTGCTCAAAACTTACATATAGGCAAACCTGGAGCTGGCTTTAGCTTTG aaCTTACTGATGAACAGAAAGAGTTTCAAGCTACTGCTCGTAAATTTGCTGTAGAGGAAATTATTCCTGTTGCTGCACAATATGACAAAACTGGAGAG TACCCTCTTCCACTTATAAAACGGGCTTGGGAACTTGGTCTTATGAATTCACATATACCAGAAAGCTGTG GTGGTCTTGGCCTTGGTAGTTTTGAAGCGTGCCTTATTACGGAAGAGTTAGCGTATGGATGTACGGGGGTTCAAACTGCCATTGAAGCAAATTCCTTAGGG caaatgcCAGTAATCATTGCAGGAAATGAgcatcagcagaaaaaatatttagggaGAATGACAGAGGAACCAATGATGTGT gCTTACTGTGTAACAGAGCCTGGAGCAGGCTCTGATGTGGCTGGTATAAAAACAAAGgctgagaagaaaggagatgaaTATGTCATTAACGGTCAGAAGATGTGGATCACAAACGGTGGGAAAGCAAACTG GTATTTTTTGCTAGCTCGTACCAATCCAGATCCAAAGGCTCCTGCAAGCAAAGCCTTTACTGGATTCATTGTGGAAGCAGATAGCCCTGGAATTCAAATTGGAAGAAAG GAAATGAATATGGGTCAACGCTGCTCGGATACAAGAGGTATTGTCTTTGAAGATGTGAGAGtcccaaaagaaaatgtattaatagctgagggagctggctttAAAATCGCAATGGGAGCTTTTGATAAGACCAGACCACCC GTAGCAGCTGGTGCTGTTGGATTAGCAAAAAGAGCACTTGATGAAGCTACTAGGTACGCTTTGGAGAGAAAAACCTTTGGGAAACCAATTGTTGAA CACCAAGCAGTGTCTTTCTTGCTTGCTGAAATGGCAATGAAAGTGGAACTTGCTAGGATGGCTTACCAGAGAGCTGCATGGGAAGTTGATGCTGGTCGCAGGAACACCTACTATGCTTCCATTGCAAAGGCATTTGCTGGTGACATTGCAAACCAAGTAGCTACAGATGCAGTACAGATTTTTGGAGGAAATGGATTTAATACTGAATATCCTGTAGAAAAACTAATGAGAGATGCTAAAATCTTCCAG atttaTGAGGGAACTGCTCAGATTCAAAGGATGATCATAGCTCGTGAACACGTTGACAAATTTAAGGCTTAA
- the ACADM gene encoding medium-chain specific acyl-CoA dehydrogenase, mitochondrial isoform X3 has protein sequence MSALRVTRQMLQTIAGHGWRSCSSKPAQNLHIGKPGAGFSFELTDEQKEFQATARKFAVEEIIPVAAQYDKTGEYPLPLIKRAWELGLMNSHIPESCGGLGLGSFEACLITEELAYGCTGVQTAIEANSLGQMPVIIAGNEHQQKKYLGRMTEEPMMCAYCVTEPGAGSDVAGIKTKAEKKGDEYVINGQKMWITNGGKANWYFLLARTNPDPKAPASKAFTGFIVEADSPGIQIGRKEMNMGQRCSDTRGIVFEDVRVPKENVLIAEGAGFKIAMGAFDKTRPPVAAGAVGLAKRALDEATRYALERKTFGKPIVEHQAVSFLLAEMAMKVELARMAYQRAAWEVDAGRRNTYYASIAKAFAGDIANQVATDAVQIFGGNGFNTEYPVEKLMRDAKIFQEKKT, from the exons ATGTCCGCGTTGAGGGTCACTCGG caaATGCTTCAAACCATTGCAGGGCATGGATGGAGGTCATGTTCTAGTAAACCTGCTCAAAACTTACATATAGGCAAACCTGGAGCTGGCTTTAGCTTTG aaCTTACTGATGAACAGAAAGAGTTTCAAGCTACTGCTCGTAAATTTGCTGTAGAGGAAATTATTCCTGTTGCTGCACAATATGACAAAACTGGAGAG TACCCTCTTCCACTTATAAAACGGGCTTGGGAACTTGGTCTTATGAATTCACATATACCAGAAAGCTGTG GTGGTCTTGGCCTTGGTAGTTTTGAAGCGTGCCTTATTACGGAAGAGTTAGCGTATGGATGTACGGGGGTTCAAACTGCCATTGAAGCAAATTCCTTAGGG caaatgcCAGTAATCATTGCAGGAAATGAgcatcagcagaaaaaatatttagggaGAATGACAGAGGAACCAATGATGTGT gCTTACTGTGTAACAGAGCCTGGAGCAGGCTCTGATGTGGCTGGTATAAAAACAAAGgctgagaagaaaggagatgaaTATGTCATTAACGGTCAGAAGATGTGGATCACAAACGGTGGGAAAGCAAACTG GTATTTTTTGCTAGCTCGTACCAATCCAGATCCAAAGGCTCCTGCAAGCAAAGCCTTTACTGGATTCATTGTGGAAGCAGATAGCCCTGGAATTCAAATTGGAAGAAAG GAAATGAATATGGGTCAACGCTGCTCGGATACAAGAGGTATTGTCTTTGAAGATGTGAGAGtcccaaaagaaaatgtattaatagctgagggagctggctttAAAATCGCAATGGGAGCTTTTGATAAGACCAGACCACCC GTAGCAGCTGGTGCTGTTGGATTAGCAAAAAGAGCACTTGATGAAGCTACTAGGTACGCTTTGGAGAGAAAAACCTTTGGGAAACCAATTGTTGAA CACCAAGCAGTGTCTTTCTTGCTTGCTGAAATGGCAATGAAAGTGGAACTTGCTAGGATGGCTTACCAGAGAGCTGCATGGGAAGTTGATGCTGGTCGCAGGAACACCTACTATGCTTCCATTGCAAAGGCATTTGCTGGTGACATTGCAAACCAAGTAGCTACAGATGCAGTACAGATTTTTGGAGGAAATGGATTTAATACTGAATATCCTGTAGAAAAACTAATGAGAGATGCTAAAATCTTCCAG gaaaaaaaaacgtag
- the ACADM gene encoding medium-chain specific acyl-CoA dehydrogenase, mitochondrial isoform X4: MNSHIPESCGGLGLGSFEACLITEELAYGCTGVQTAIEANSLGQMPVIIAGNEHQQKKYLGRMTEEPMMCAYCVTEPGAGSDVAGIKTKAEKKGDEYVINGQKMWITNGGKANWYFLLARTNPDPKAPASKAFTGFIVEADSPGIQIGRKEMNMGQRCSDTRGIVFEDVRVPKENVLIAEGAGFKIAMGAFDKTRPPVAAGAVGLAKRALDEATRYALERKTFGKPIVEHQAVSFLLAEMAMKVELARMAYQRAAWEVDAGRRNTYYASIAKAFAGDIANQVATDAVQIFGGNGFNTEYPVEKLMRDAKIFQIYEGTAQIQRMIIAREHVDKFKA; encoded by the exons ATGAATTCACATATACCAGAAAGCTGTG GTGGTCTTGGCCTTGGTAGTTTTGAAGCGTGCCTTATTACGGAAGAGTTAGCGTATGGATGTACGGGGGTTCAAACTGCCATTGAAGCAAATTCCTTAGGG caaatgcCAGTAATCATTGCAGGAAATGAgcatcagcagaaaaaatatttagggaGAATGACAGAGGAACCAATGATGTGT gCTTACTGTGTAACAGAGCCTGGAGCAGGCTCTGATGTGGCTGGTATAAAAACAAAGgctgagaagaaaggagatgaaTATGTCATTAACGGTCAGAAGATGTGGATCACAAACGGTGGGAAAGCAAACTG GTATTTTTTGCTAGCTCGTACCAATCCAGATCCAAAGGCTCCTGCAAGCAAAGCCTTTACTGGATTCATTGTGGAAGCAGATAGCCCTGGAATTCAAATTGGAAGAAAG GAAATGAATATGGGTCAACGCTGCTCGGATACAAGAGGTATTGTCTTTGAAGATGTGAGAGtcccaaaagaaaatgtattaatagctgagggagctggctttAAAATCGCAATGGGAGCTTTTGATAAGACCAGACCACCC GTAGCAGCTGGTGCTGTTGGATTAGCAAAAAGAGCACTTGATGAAGCTACTAGGTACGCTTTGGAGAGAAAAACCTTTGGGAAACCAATTGTTGAA CACCAAGCAGTGTCTTTCTTGCTTGCTGAAATGGCAATGAAAGTGGAACTTGCTAGGATGGCTTACCAGAGAGCTGCATGGGAAGTTGATGCTGGTCGCAGGAACACCTACTATGCTTCCATTGCAAAGGCATTTGCTGGTGACATTGCAAACCAAGTAGCTACAGATGCAGTACAGATTTTTGGAGGAAATGGATTTAATACTGAATATCCTGTAGAAAAACTAATGAGAGATGCTAAAATCTTCCAG atttaTGAGGGAACTGCTCAGATTCAAAGGATGATCATAGCTCGTGAACACGTTGACAAATTTAAGGCTTAA
- the ACADM gene encoding medium-chain specific acyl-CoA dehydrogenase, mitochondrial isoform X2: MKKNKFVQMLQTIAGHGWRSCSSKPAQNLHIGKPGAGFSFELTDEQKEFQATARKFAVEEIIPVAAQYDKTGEYPLPLIKRAWELGLMNSHIPESCGGLGLGSFEACLITEELAYGCTGVQTAIEANSLGQMPVIIAGNEHQQKKYLGRMTEEPMMCAYCVTEPGAGSDVAGIKTKAEKKGDEYVINGQKMWITNGGKANWYFLLARTNPDPKAPASKAFTGFIVEADSPGIQIGRKEMNMGQRCSDTRGIVFEDVRVPKENVLIAEGAGFKIAMGAFDKTRPPVAAGAVGLAKRALDEATRYALERKTFGKPIVEHQAVSFLLAEMAMKVELARMAYQRAAWEVDAGRRNTYYASIAKAFAGDIANQVATDAVQIFGGNGFNTEYPVEKLMRDAKIFQIYEGTAQIQRMIIAREHVDKFKA; the protein is encoded by the exons atgaaaaagaataaatttgtg caaATGCTTCAAACCATTGCAGGGCATGGATGGAGGTCATGTTCTAGTAAACCTGCTCAAAACTTACATATAGGCAAACCTGGAGCTGGCTTTAGCTTTG aaCTTACTGATGAACAGAAAGAGTTTCAAGCTACTGCTCGTAAATTTGCTGTAGAGGAAATTATTCCTGTTGCTGCACAATATGACAAAACTGGAGAG TACCCTCTTCCACTTATAAAACGGGCTTGGGAACTTGGTCTTATGAATTCACATATACCAGAAAGCTGTG GTGGTCTTGGCCTTGGTAGTTTTGAAGCGTGCCTTATTACGGAAGAGTTAGCGTATGGATGTACGGGGGTTCAAACTGCCATTGAAGCAAATTCCTTAGGG caaatgcCAGTAATCATTGCAGGAAATGAgcatcagcagaaaaaatatttagggaGAATGACAGAGGAACCAATGATGTGT gCTTACTGTGTAACAGAGCCTGGAGCAGGCTCTGATGTGGCTGGTATAAAAACAAAGgctgagaagaaaggagatgaaTATGTCATTAACGGTCAGAAGATGTGGATCACAAACGGTGGGAAAGCAAACTG GTATTTTTTGCTAGCTCGTACCAATCCAGATCCAAAGGCTCCTGCAAGCAAAGCCTTTACTGGATTCATTGTGGAAGCAGATAGCCCTGGAATTCAAATTGGAAGAAAG GAAATGAATATGGGTCAACGCTGCTCGGATACAAGAGGTATTGTCTTTGAAGATGTGAGAGtcccaaaagaaaatgtattaatagctgagggagctggctttAAAATCGCAATGGGAGCTTTTGATAAGACCAGACCACCC GTAGCAGCTGGTGCTGTTGGATTAGCAAAAAGAGCACTTGATGAAGCTACTAGGTACGCTTTGGAGAGAAAAACCTTTGGGAAACCAATTGTTGAA CACCAAGCAGTGTCTTTCTTGCTTGCTGAAATGGCAATGAAAGTGGAACTTGCTAGGATGGCTTACCAGAGAGCTGCATGGGAAGTTGATGCTGGTCGCAGGAACACCTACTATGCTTCCATTGCAAAGGCATTTGCTGGTGACATTGCAAACCAAGTAGCTACAGATGCAGTACAGATTTTTGGAGGAAATGGATTTAATACTGAATATCCTGTAGAAAAACTAATGAGAGATGCTAAAATCTTCCAG atttaTGAGGGAACTGCTCAGATTCAAAGGATGATCATAGCTCGTGAACACGTTGACAAATTTAAGGCTTAA
- the ACADM gene encoding medium-chain specific acyl-CoA dehydrogenase, mitochondrial isoform X5: protein MLQTIAGHGWRSCSSKPAQNLHIGKPGAGFSFELTDEQKEFQATARKFAVEEIIPVAAQYDKTGEYPLPLIKRAWELGLMNSHIPESCGGLGLGSFEACLITEELAYGCTGVQTAIEANSLGQMPVIIAGNEHQQKKYLGRMTEEPMMCAYCVTEPGAGSDVAGIKTKAEKKGDEYVINGQKMWITNGGKANWYFLLARTNPDPKAPASKAFTGFIVEADSPGIQIGRKEMNMGQRCSDTRGIVFEDVRVPKENVLIAEGAGFKIAMGAFDKTRPPVAAGAVGLAKRALDEATRYALERKTFGKPIVEHQAVSFLLAEMAMKVELARMAYQRAAWEVDAGRRNTYYASIAKAFAGDIANQVATDAVQIFGGNGFNTEYPVEKLMRDAKIFQIYEGTAQIQRMIIAREHVDKFKA from the exons ATGCTTCAAACCATTGCAGGGCATGGATGGAGGTCATGTTCTAGTAAACCTGCTCAAAACTTACATATAGGCAAACCTGGAGCTGGCTTTAGCTTTG aaCTTACTGATGAACAGAAAGAGTTTCAAGCTACTGCTCGTAAATTTGCTGTAGAGGAAATTATTCCTGTTGCTGCACAATATGACAAAACTGGAGAG TACCCTCTTCCACTTATAAAACGGGCTTGGGAACTTGGTCTTATGAATTCACATATACCAGAAAGCTGTG GTGGTCTTGGCCTTGGTAGTTTTGAAGCGTGCCTTATTACGGAAGAGTTAGCGTATGGATGTACGGGGGTTCAAACTGCCATTGAAGCAAATTCCTTAGGG caaatgcCAGTAATCATTGCAGGAAATGAgcatcagcagaaaaaatatttagggaGAATGACAGAGGAACCAATGATGTGT gCTTACTGTGTAACAGAGCCTGGAGCAGGCTCTGATGTGGCTGGTATAAAAACAAAGgctgagaagaaaggagatgaaTATGTCATTAACGGTCAGAAGATGTGGATCACAAACGGTGGGAAAGCAAACTG GTATTTTTTGCTAGCTCGTACCAATCCAGATCCAAAGGCTCCTGCAAGCAAAGCCTTTACTGGATTCATTGTGGAAGCAGATAGCCCTGGAATTCAAATTGGAAGAAAG GAAATGAATATGGGTCAACGCTGCTCGGATACAAGAGGTATTGTCTTTGAAGATGTGAGAGtcccaaaagaaaatgtattaatagctgagggagctggctttAAAATCGCAATGGGAGCTTTTGATAAGACCAGACCACCC GTAGCAGCTGGTGCTGTTGGATTAGCAAAAAGAGCACTTGATGAAGCTACTAGGTACGCTTTGGAGAGAAAAACCTTTGGGAAACCAATTGTTGAA CACCAAGCAGTGTCTTTCTTGCTTGCTGAAATGGCAATGAAAGTGGAACTTGCTAGGATGGCTTACCAGAGAGCTGCATGGGAAGTTGATGCTGGTCGCAGGAACACCTACTATGCTTCCATTGCAAAGGCATTTGCTGGTGACATTGCAAACCAAGTAGCTACAGATGCAGTACAGATTTTTGGAGGAAATGGATTTAATACTGAATATCCTGTAGAAAAACTAATGAGAGATGCTAAAATCTTCCAG atttaTGAGGGAACTGCTCAGATTCAAAGGATGATCATAGCTCGTGAACACGTTGACAAATTTAAGGCTTAA